Proteins encoded in a region of the Flavobacteriaceae bacterium HL-DH10 genome:
- a CDS encoding tetratricopeptide repeat protein, whose amino-acid sequence MNYAQVDFNKKPNDDLGDFEDKFQELFYEALKQKGIENYDRSNEALLKCIELDNSIPVLYFELGKNHSKLKNFGAAEDALKKSVSLDPDNEWFLDELYGFYAAQNDYDKAIKTVKQLVKYHPDYKEDLASLYVRTKKYDNALELLDELDAAFGISVARDVMRNKIYAATGRKKDQIKNLEERVESNPDKESNYLALIFRYSENNEKDKAFETAKELLKVNPESQLVHLALYKFYLDEKDADRAIESMKIVVKSTQIKPEAKQKVLSDFVNFVKEHPQYETDLVEATSMVSENDNEKSLSELGQYYLSKNNKAKALEYFELALKQDSNNLGILRNVLLLQIDLQQYKLAEEKSTKALEKYPSQPILYLINGVALNQLNKPKEAIASLEIGIDYIIEDAKMEADFYNQLSKAYALLNNTAKAKTFSDKTKQLQTPN is encoded by the coding sequence ATGAATTATGCTCAAGTCGATTTTAATAAAAAGCCAAATGACGATTTAGGTGATTTTGAAGATAAATTTCAAGAGCTTTTTTATGAAGCTTTAAAACAAAAGGGTATTGAGAATTACGACCGTTCGAATGAGGCGCTTTTAAAATGTATTGAATTAGATAATTCGATACCTGTTTTATATTTTGAATTAGGAAAAAATCATTCAAAGCTTAAAAACTTTGGAGCTGCAGAAGATGCCTTAAAAAAATCAGTAAGTTTAGATCCTGATAATGAATGGTTTTTAGATGAACTTTACGGCTTTTATGCCGCACAAAATGATTATGATAAGGCCATTAAAACAGTTAAACAACTGGTTAAATACCATCCAGATTATAAAGAAGATTTAGCATCTTTATATGTTAGAACAAAAAAGTATGATAATGCTTTAGAGCTTTTAGACGAATTGGATGCTGCGTTTGGTATTTCGGTTGCACGAGATGTTATGCGTAATAAAATTTATGCGGCAACGGGTAGAAAAAAAGATCAAATAAAAAATTTAGAAGAACGTGTTGAAAGTAACCCCGATAAAGAATCAAACTACTTAGCGCTTATTTTCCGCTACAGCGAAAACAACGAAAAAGATAAAGCTTTTGAAACGGCTAAAGAACTTTTAAAGGTGAATCCAGAATCGCAATTGGTTCATTTGGCACTTTACAAGTTTTATTTAGATGAAAAAGATGCTGATAGGGCTATCGAATCTATGAAAATAGTGGTTAAAAGCACACAAATTAAACCCGAAGCAAAGCAAAAAGTGCTATCGGATTTTGTGAATTTTGTAAAAGAGCATCCGCAATATGAAACAGATTTAGTTGAAGCTACTTCAATGGTTAGCGAAAATGATAATGAAAAATCATTATCAGAATTAGGTCAATACTATCTATCCAAAAATAATAAAGCAAAAGCTTTAGAGTATTTTGAATTGGCATTGAAACAAGATTCTAATAATTTAGGTATTTTACGCAACGTTCTATTATTGCAAATCGATTTACAGCAGTATAAGTTGGCAGAAGAAAAAAGTACTAAGGCTCTTGAAAAGTATCCATCGCAACCTATTTTATATTTAATAAATGGCGTGGCTTTAAATCAATTAAATAAGCCGAAAGAAGCTATAGCCTCTTTAGAGATAGGCATCGATTATATTATTGAAGATGCTAAAATGGAAGCCGATTTCTATAATCAATTAAGTAAGGCTTATGCACTATTAAACAATACTGCTAAAGCAAAAACGTTTAGTGATAAAACAAAACAATTACAAACCCCTAATTAA
- a CDS encoding sugar phosphate nucleotidyltransferase, which yields MKIIVPMAGRGSRLRPHSLTVPKPLIPVAGQPIVHRLVKDIAKVLKQPIEEIAFVLGDPAWFGDEVVSSLEALATSLGAKASIYRQDKPLGTGHAIMCAKPSLSGPAVIAYADTLIRAEFDLDPTADSVIWTKQVDNPEAYGVVKLNDDKEIIELVEKPETFVSDQAVIGIYYFKDVGVLKGKLQEILDENIMNGGEYQINDGIKRMMAEGKVFKTGTVDEWMDCGNKAITIETNQRMLGFLKADGEEQLVASSAQLNDSKIIEPCFIGENVVLKNSTIGPFVSIGNNTVIENSTVKNSLIQTNTNIKNANLDNAMIGNHVKYNGNFTSISIGDYSVLE from the coding sequence ATGAAAATAATAGTACCAATGGCAGGACGAGGTTCTCGTTTACGCCCACATAGTTTAACTGTGCCAAAACCATTAATACCAGTTGCGGGACAACCTATTGTGCATCGTTTGGTAAAAGATATAGCCAAAGTATTAAAGCAACCTATTGAAGAAATCGCTTTCGTATTAGGAGACCCTGCATGGTTTGGTGACGAAGTGGTTTCTAGTTTAGAAGCCTTAGCAACAAGTTTAGGAGCTAAAGCTTCTATTTATCGCCAAGATAAGCCTTTAGGTACAGGACACGCTATTATGTGCGCTAAGCCATCTTTATCGGGGCCTGCAGTTATTGCTTATGCAGATACATTAATTCGTGCCGAGTTTGATTTAGATCCTACAGCCGATAGTGTTATTTGGACAAAACAAGTTGATAACCCAGAAGCCTATGGTGTTGTAAAACTAAATGATGATAAAGAGATTATAGAACTTGTAGAAAAACCAGAAACATTTGTTAGTGATCAAGCGGTTATTGGTATTTATTACTTTAAAGACGTGGGTGTTTTAAAAGGGAAACTACAGGAAATTCTTGATGAAAATATTATGAATGGCGGTGAATACCAAATTAATGATGGTATAAAACGTATGATGGCAGAAGGAAAAGTATTTAAAACAGGAACCGTTGATGAATGGATGGATTGTGGTAATAAAGCCATAACCATTGAAACGAATCAACGCATGTTAGGATTTTTAAAGGCAGATGGCGAAGAGCAATTGGTAGCATCTTCTGCTCAATTAAATGATTCTAAAATCATAGAGCCTTGTTTTATTGGCGAAAATGTGGTGCTTAAAAATAGTACAATAGGTCCTTTTGTGTCTATTGGAAATAATACTGTTATTGAGAATTCAACTGTTAAAAATAGTTTAATTCAGACTAATACAAACATCAAAAATGCTAATTTAGATAATGCTATGATTGGTAATCATGTAAAATATAATGGCAACTTTACATCAATAAGTATTGGCGATTATTCTGTTTTGGAATAA
- the dut gene encoding dUTP diphosphatase, with product MNIKIINKSNHALPHYETLASAGMDLRANISEAITLKPLERVIVKTGLFIELPVGIEAQVRPRSGLAAKKGITVLNAPGTVDADYRGEIGVILVNLSNEDFIIENGERIAQLVIAKHERAEWIDVDELSETDRGEGGFGSTGVK from the coding sequence ATGAATATAAAAATCATAAACAAATCCAATCACGCATTACCACATTACGAAACTTTAGCGTCGGCAGGCATGGATTTAAGAGCTAATATTTCTGAAGCTATTACATTAAAACCATTAGAAAGAGTCATTGTAAAAACAGGTTTATTTATAGAGTTACCTGTGGGTATTGAAGCGCAAGTTCGTCCACGAAGTGGATTAGCAGCAAAAAAAGGCATTACAGTTTTAAATGCTCCAGGAACGGTTGATGCCGATTATAGAGGTGAAATAGGAGTGATATTAGTAAACTTGTCTAATGAAGATTTTATCATAGAAAATGGTGAGCGTATTGCTCAATTAGTTATTGCAAAACATGAACGTGCCGAATGGATTGATGTTGATGAACTATCTGAAACAGATAGGGGAGAAGGTGGTTTTGGGAGTACAGGCGTAAAATAA